TCAAGTTCATAGTAGATTACTGCAAAGATTAATGAAACAACGGCACTGGATACCAAGTTCAATCCGAGAGATTTTGCCAAGGTAAATCCAACAAAGAATGGAATGAAGTCAGTTGCTTCTGTAACAATTTGTTTCAACAAGATGGCAATACCGACACATGGGAGAAGAGCACCGACTGTAAAGAGGGCTTTCATCCAGTAACCATCCATAGGAAGGTATTGTTTCATCAAATCAACCATGTTTTCACCGTATTTGGTGATAATCATTGTTGGAAGGAAAGAGAAGAGGAAGTGAGAGATCCAAGGGTAAACCCAGTCAACTGCGTAGAGTTTTTTGAAGTTTCCTTCTTCAACGGCTTTCCAACCAATGTGTTGCCAAACCAAGTTCATAGTAGCGGTACCGTAGAAAAGAACTGTACCGATTGTCCCAACGGCTGCACCGATTGGAGCTGCAGCTGCGGCGATTCCAGCTTCATCTGTGATGTTATTAGCATGCACAAACAAGATAGCAAGAGGAACACCGATGTAAGAGATGGCACGCACATCGGCAGATACGGTACCACCAGGTGTTACCAAGGCGATATAAACGACTTGAAGGGCAACCCCGACCATAATACCGGTTGTCACATCTCCAAGAATTAAACCTGAAATCAACCCACCGATCAAAGGACGACCGAGTGTATAGTTCCCGATACTGGAACCTCCCATACCAGGCATTGAAGACAAGCTGGCGAAAATACCAAGCAAGATTGCTTGAATCCATGAAATTGTCATAACAAACGCTCCTTTTGTTTGTAAATTTATTTACCTAACAGATAAGACTGTTGGGTTTAAAAACCAAATTTTGATTTGAAATCATCCCAATACCCGATGGAAACATCTGGCAACAATTGGAATTTCACCTTGTAGCCTGCTGCTTGAATAGCTTGGAAGGCTTCTGCTTCTTCCTGAGTGATGGATTGGTTATTTCCCAATTTTACAGCTCCAGGACGATCATTTGCAGGGCCAACAATGATTTCTTTGACATCACCTGGGACAAACCCTTGGTCGACCAAAATTTCCTTCATATCGATTGGATTTTTGGTGATCAAGAAGTAACGACTATCTGATTCTGTTACTTTTGCTGATTTTTCTTTAAAGGCTTCCTTTGTCCATACAAAGGTTTTCTTGTCTGATGCGCCTTTGTAAGCTTGGATCAAAACCTTGTTTGATGCTGCTGCATCATTTACGGCAATCAAACCATCACATGGTTTTTCCTTTGCCCAGCGTGTGACTGTTTGACCGTGAATCATGCGGTCATCAATCCGTACAAATGTTACTACCATAAGGTACCTCCCTATTAAATATCGTCATCATCTTCTTCAGCACTAGTGGCTGAAACTTCAAAAGGCTGTAGCGCAGATCGTGCTTCTGATAAGATGGTGGCTGACAAATCGTCTCCATCCAATACATCCTTCATCACAACTGCCGTCAAGGCCATGGTAAGGTTCATCCCACCAAGGATCAAGGCTCCATCGAGCTTTCCAGCTTCTTCTAGAACCGTGGCTGCAGTGGTTAATGGACTACCACCTACGATATCTGCCAAGACCAAAACAGAATCATCAGCTGTCAATCCTGAAATGCTCTCTCTGAAATCAACTGCGAAGTCATCAACTGATTTTCCTTCTTTGAGTCCAACTGCGATGACCTGATCCAACTTGTCACCAGCAAACATGGCTAGTGATGTTTTTAGACCTTCTGCCAGTCCGCCATGACTGACCAAAACGAGGTATTTCATTTTTCTACGCCTCCTTTATTTGACTCTATTGTAGATTATTTGAAAGCGTTTTTACATTGTCAAATGTCACATTCCTAATATGACATTTAGCAATAAAAAAATGACATCTGTCACTTGACAAAATGCCATCTTATTTTACTCTAAACTCCTACCTGTAGACTACTCTCAATCTCCCTCTGAATTTGAGGCAAGCGGTTCTCGACATCCTGATCGCGCAAGGCATTACCGATCAAGTAGTCTAGCTTTTCTAGCACCTCTTTTGAGACATTTTTCGGACTACTCTCAACAGCTTGTTCCATGATGCGGTTCAAGGTCTGATTGGTCAAGGAATCTGTTCCAAAATCATCCACCTGCAGGAGGTCTTTACTAGAGCGACTCTTGACGACCTGTGGCATGACAGAAATCCCTTGGGATTGGGCAAATAGGGTTTGTTGAATTTCTGGATCCTCTGTTAAGAGTTGCATCAATTCCCAAGCCAACTTGGAATGAGAACTTCGAGCTGACATAGCAAAAGAAGTCGTCGTGACCAAGGTTGCCTTGGTCGTTTTTGACTTAGCAGGCATCGGGATACAGGTCCAGGTGAAGTTTGAATATTTAGAAACGTGGTAGGGATAAGGTTTATAGGTCCGATATTGGGCCAAGGTCATGGGATAGAAGGCGACTTTCCCCTGGTCAAAATCTTTAGAGCTCACCTTGTAATTTTTATTTAGATCTTCCAATTTTTGCAGAAAAGTCAAAGACTCTTTCACTTCTGGAGCTGTCAGCTTGAGCATGCCACCTTGGAAGAGATGACCCCCATTTGCCGCCAAGGCTTCTT
The DNA window shown above is from Streptococcus sp. S1 and carries:
- a CDS encoding PTS mannose/fructose/sorbose/N-acetylgalactosamine transporter subunit IIC — protein: MTISWIQAILLGIFASLSSMPGMGGSSIGNYTLGRPLIGGLISGLILGDVTTGIMVGVALQVVYIALVTPGGTVSADVRAISYIGVPLAILFVHANNITDEAGIAAAAAPIGAAVGTIGTVLFYGTATMNLVWQHIGWKAVEEGNFKKLYAVDWVYPWISHFLFSFLPTMIITKYGENMVDLMKQYLPMDGYWMKALFTVGALLPCVGIAILLKQIVTEATDFIPFFVGFTLAKSLGLNLVSSAVVSLIFAVIYYELEVIKSMKAAPAGAVDLDDDEEDI
- a CDS encoding PTS system mannose/fructose/N-acetylgalactosamine-transporter subunit IIB codes for the protein MVVTFVRIDDRMIHGQTVTRWAKEKPCDGLIAVNDAAASNKVLIQAYKGASDKKTFVWTKEAFKEKSAKVTESDSRYFLITKNPIDMKEILVDQGFVPGDVKEIIVGPANDRPGAVKLGNNQSITQEEAEAFQAIQAAGYKVKFQLLPDVSIGYWDDFKSKFGF
- a CDS encoding PTS sugar transporter subunit IIA, producing the protein MKYLVLVSHGGLAEGLKTSLAMFAGDKLDQVIAVGLKEGKSVDDFAVDFRESISGLTADDSVLVLADIVGGSPLTTAATVLEEAGKLDGALILGGMNLTMALTAVVMKDVLDGDDLSATILSEARSALQPFEVSATSAEEDDDDI
- a CDS encoding ABC transporter substrate-binding protein; its protein translation is MKLKRKHLCWGLGLLLALCASAGFYWWKQQPTVLHIGVYAGSSWDVPTSQRSHALDRAIQKFEKSHPHVRVEYENGIPQSDYSDWLSEKIVSGKTPDVFMVSEQDLSLLAARGVLEKLNGYMDRKDQAAFYPVAFESGVYQGQTYALPYESNPILMCVNKDLLDKEGIAVPKEGWTLEEFYTICKKLTKDTNGDGQLDQFGSTEYTWKEALAANGGHLFQGGMLKLTAPEVKESLTFLQKLEDLNKNYKVSSKDFDQGKVAFYPMTLAQYRTYKPYPYHVSKYSNFTWTCIPMPAKSKTTKATLVTTTSFAMSARSSHSKLAWELMQLLTEDPEIQQTLFAQSQGISVMPQVVKSRSSKDLLQVDDFGTDSLTNQTLNRIMEQAVESSPKNVSKEVLEKLDYLIGNALRDQDVENRLPQIQREIESSLQVGV